The region tccagaggaatcgtccatgaaggagaatataaagaattgagttgtattgtccactaacacgtcaatgtgaggtagtggaaagtcatcctttggactagccctgttcaggtctctgtaatccacacacatgCGCACCTTGCCATCTTTCTTATGCACGGGCACGATGTTGGCAACCCACTGGGGGTAGTTTGaaactgctagaaaacctgcatccagctatttttgaacctcttccttgattttgatagccatatcaggtcgagttcttctcagtttctgcttcactggaggacagtccTGTTTGAGCAGCAAACGGTGCATCACAATATCTATgtctaacccaggcatatcttgatacgaccaagcaaacacatcgaCATATTCATGCAGTAACTAGATCAACCTCCTCTTGACCTTGACATGTAGGTCGGTGCCCATCCTGATTTCCTTCTTTGAGTCTTCGGATTCGAGATTGACAGTCTCCAACGACTCCTGATGCGGTTGAATCAATTTTGATTCCTGCTGCAACAGCCTGGTTAACTCCTCtgggagttcacaatcttcctcggcttggtagatcagACTCTCGAAATTATAATCAGCCATAGGATTTTTGATGTCAATGGAATCCAAGTCGGATCTGCATGAGTGATTTATGctttattttagaatttttgttttgaaaataaTGAAAAGAGAAAGACAGAGAGCGAAATTGTATGTGAAACACTCATTTTATTTCGTTTTAAAACAATGATGAAAATAATGGCCCCCCTACAACCTCCACTATGCCTTGGGCATGAGCATAGGGATCCgaaatgaaaaatagaaaattacGTTTGACAGAAAGTAACTCCAGGTAGGTCCACTTCTGTCCAATTGTTGAGCTTCTTTCCCGCCGctttcttgagcatgaagaaatCGGCTTTTGAGGTATTAACGACTCCGCCTACCATGGTGACCTGCTCCTGGAAGAGATGACTGGCGCTTATGAAATTTCCTAGAACAGAGAGGGCCATCTCATCACCCCCTACTGGTGTACTTTGCTGGATCATCTGCTCTGGATGATACCCTAAACCAGACCTGTTTTTGTTGACAGGTAGCTCCAAGATTCTCCCTCATCCCTCCGGATGGCCTGCTTTTATTATCGTCTGAGCATCCTTTAGGGACGACATCGGGAGCTCAGTTTTTCCAGATTTTCTTCCACTAAGAGGATTCATCAACACATTGGCAATCTCGAATGCCTAAAAGGGTGTTTCGTGAATCTACCCATCCACTTCAACATATCGGAAGGAGGATAGCTGGCTAACCAGAATGTCTTCTTCTCCATCAATGGTGACCAACTTGTCACTGATGATAAACTTCAGTTTTTGATGGAGGATAGAGGTTACTGCCCCTGCAGCGTAGATCCATGGGCGGCCCAAAAGGCAGCTATATGCTGGATGGATATCCATCATATAAAAGGTCATGAAAAAAGTGTATGGCCCTATCTTGATAGAAAGATTCACCTCTCTAACGACGGACCGACGTGAACCGTTGAATGCCCGAACTATTAATGCATGAGGCTTCATCAGTAGGCCCTCTATTGTCACTTTAGTGAGGGAAATCTTTGGGAGCACGTTTAAAGAAGACCCTGTGTCCACCAGCACCCTAGACATTATCGTGTCAGCACACTCTATGGATATGTGTAAGGCTTTGTTATGATTTTTACCCTCGGGAGGCAACTCGTCATCGTAAAAGCCTAAGCATCCCTTCAAGGCTATATTAGCCACTACCCCTTCGAATTGATTGACTGTGATTTCTTGGGGCACATGGGCAGCACTGAGAAACTTGATTACAACATCTCGATGGGTTTCGGAGCACAGTAGTAATGATAATATAAAGATCTTGGGCGGTGTTTGGTTGAGCTGGTCAACCACTTTGTAGTCGCTTCTCTTTATGATGCGGAGGAACTCTTCCACATCATCCGACACAACTTTGCCTTAAGTTTGGGTTTGCCCCTGCTCCGGTTCGGCAGGTTGCTTATCCTTACTCTTGGTGTTAGCCCCAAGATTCTCTTTATCAAGTGGTGGTGGTGGTGCAGCGAATATGCGGCCGCTTCGGGTCGTGCCGCTAGTGCCTGTAATGTTTACCACTGGCTCTTGAACTTCCACTGGCTTTTGTAATTCAGCAGGCTTGGGAACCTCAAAGGGTACATGACTTACTAAAGTCTTCTGAGCTTTGGCAGTCCTCTCTTTGAGTCTTCGCCCATGCAGATAGGTTGTGGAGTTATAGTTCCAGGGGACGGCCTTGGTGCTTTCGTATGGGAAAGGAGTCGGTACAGTAATTACCAAGGGTGTTGTGGGAGCATTCTCAACAGGTGTTTGTACTGGATAGTAGGGTATCTCCAGAGTAGACACCTCGTTGGTTACCGAGGAAGGTTCTACTAAGAAGATGCCTTGATCTACCAGCATTTGAATACCTTTTCTAAGCTTCTCACAACCTTGTGGGGTATCCCCACATCGTGCACAGTCATCAATGCATCCAGGGAACATGTTCCTTAAGAGAAATTTTTCCTTCACTTCCAGTAACGGAGTCTTTATCATGTCGACCTTCGAGATATGGTCGACCACAGCAGACTCTTGAATCATGTTCACGGGATGTCCGGCTTGAGGAGGCATCCGATTATTGTTAACATTGGGCCCTGTAGGCGCGAATGATATGGCCTTTGAGTCAAGGAGATCTTGAACTTTATACTGGAATGCTTTACAATTATCAATAGTATGGCTGGGTGCCCTAGTGTGGAACTCACAGTGTACGTTTGCGTCGTAGCCCGGTGGGAGTGGGGACGGCGGAGGCCTGGCTTCCCTGAGCTTGATAAGAGAATTGTTCAACAGATGGTTTAGTAGTTGACTTCAGCTTATAGGAAGAGGACCGAGTCTTCTCTCTTGTCTTCTAGGACGTTGTTGGCCCGATGGGTATTGCTGATAATTGTTCGGCCTGGGGGCGTATGGCTGCTGGTACTGGACAGGCGGCTGACAAGGGGCTTGTTGTTGAGCAGCAGAAATGGCGTATGTCGGTGGTTGATAGTTGTTATGAGTCACTTCTGCGACTTGATAATATGGGGTTCGGTAAGCTTTACCCTTCCCCTTGAAGGTTGACGCAACGTTGGTTTCTCCCTCTTTTTTCTTGGGTAAGCCACTAAAGGGTTTCTTCGTCCCATTGGAAACATTAGCAGGGCTCGGGATTTTTCCAGCCTTTACACCGCTCTCAATCCTTTCGCCAGTAACTACCAGATCAGAGAACCCAGCTGACGTACTCCCTACTAGCTTCTTATAGTATGGGCCCTGAAGTGTTCCCATGAACATATAAACCATTTCCTTCTTAAGCATGGGAGGCTGGACCCTGGTAGCTAGGCCCCTCCAACGATGTGCATATTCTTTGAAGGATTCTTCAGGTTTCTGAGCCAAACTCTGAAGTTGTGTTCTATTCGGTGCCATGTCAGTGTTATACTGGTAGTGCTTCAAGAAAGCTTCAGCTAACTCTCTCCAAGAACGCACATGTGAGCGTTCAAGCTGCATGTACCATTTGAGGGATGCTCCGTTGAGATTGTCTTGAAAAAATGTATCAGTAACTTTTCACTGCCCGAATAAGCAGCCATTTTCCTGCAGTAATACCTGATATGGGTCTTGGGACAAGTATTTCCCTGATATTTGTCGAAGGCGGGTACTTTGAACTTAGCTGGGATCTTGATCCCTAGGACTAAGCACATATCTATAACCTCCAGCCCGAAGGTGTTAGGGCCCTCAATGGCTCGAACTCTTTCATCCATCATCTTGAGTTTCCTTTCAAGCTCAGTCTGTGGTGGCCCAAAAGGTTCGTACACTGACTTGTTCCTAGGCATGAAGAAGTCTCCATTGTGGTCCTCTGTACCAGCTTGGGAACCCCCATGGATAGGGACATGGTAGGTGTGAGCAGTATTTGGATTGGTAGGCATCCCTTCAATATGGGTCTGATTGGCGATTGGGACCCTATTCCCTATGATGGGATTCACAACGTTCATGTTGGCATTGGCTCCTGGGTTAACCTGACGATTCTCTTCTTGTCGATTGACGACATTCTGCATGATGTCCATGAGTTGCCCCAGTTGGGCCCTCACTTGAGCCATCTCCTCCTGTATGGCAATCTGGTTTTGCTTAATTCTTTCCATAACTATCTTTTTCTTAGCTCAGTGTTGTAGAAGTGGGAAGTCAGCTTGATGACGAGAGATACCGAATGAAAAGCCAAAATGATGGTGAGACCAATTGGATGTATTATGAAATGCATGGATAAATGATTGGTGCATGATGCATGTTCGTTCGTTTTTTTTAATTATCGGGGAAACCTTATACGATTCGTGATGCGACAGTAAAGCATTATAGAATAGACATAAAAAGTTGGAACACGGACTTCACTCAAATCAAGCATTTTTTATTCATGAATTTGATATTACAATCACAAAAGTATCAAGTAAAGTAATTCAAAACATGGAAAAGAAAACATGGATCTATGATCAAATGACGCGTTTTGCTTTTCGCTCATTCATCTCCTTTAACTCAACTttgaaccttttcatcattcGGTCACAAAGGTATAGGAATCAGAGTATGGAGTGGGGAGTGGTCTTCTCATCAGCATCCTCTAGGGCATCCTCTAGCTTCCAAGGAACTTCTTGGGTTAATTCGTTGCATAACCTTGCTAAGAAATCATATTAGGCTCGGTATAGAGCGGTTGCAGGTTGCAACAGGTTGATAGATCCAGCATAGGTGTCAAGAAGGCTATTCATCTGAGTCTTCTCCTTGAGCCAGCCCAAACTCTCATTCTTCAAAGCAGAAAAACGGCCTTTCCAGTGTTCGACACTTGTGATGGAAATCTCAACCTAGTGACACTTCTCTTTCCATATTTGAGGGGTAACATGGGAAACCCTTATTGCCTCCTCTTTGAGGCGACATTCCACTTCTATCTTGGACTTGGCCTCACGGAGGGAAAGCTTGAGATCCTGAATCTCCAGGTCGGACGCATCTCTCAATGCCTTTTTCTCCTTAACAGCCAACTCGAACCAATGGTGGTTGTCCCCTCGTTCTTTCTCCGTCTGTTTCAGTTGTTTGCGGAGAGAACTCAACCCCATATCTGCTTGAGCTAAACCCTCTTGGTATTTCTCCTTGAGATCTTCCTGAATTTTAGCCTTCTTTCTACTTTCTGACAAAATCTCGATATCCTCTTCACTCTTCCTTTTCAGCCTAGCATGGTCTCTATCCAATGCATTAAGCTTCAATCACAAGTCTTCATTCTCTTTAGTCAACTGTGTGATAGTTGCTTTCAGTGCATCCACTACTTCCTTAGAAGCATATACTGGTTCTGGCTCCAGAGGAGGAATCGGGACATCCACACTGTATGACATCTTGACTTCCTTGGCCCTTTGCACCACCCATTGGCGGTACGACTCTTTAGCTCGGCAATCACGCTTGCCTAGCTCTTTGCCCTTGTGATGAATCTGGGTTCAAGCTCTCTTAACCCTCTACAACAGAGTTGGGTTCTCTATTCCCACCTCCGGCAATATGAAGTCTTTCAGTAGTTTAACTCTCGGTCCGTTCTCCATTGGGTACCCCAATTGTCTTAGGGCCAATGaagggttgtaattaatgcaacctcGTGGACCCATGAGTAGCACATTCGGGAAgtctccacaactcatgataacTTGCTCTACATTGGAGGCAAGAAGCTACCAAACTAAAGCTTTGGCGGTGAGAGAAGCAAACTTCTGCGACCATCTCAAATCTTTCAGGAAGTCCACCCAAGGCCCCTTCTGAGGCATATAAGATATGAGCCAAGTATACAACAATGAAGCACAGTTCAACACAACACCTTTTCTCTTCTCGTGCCTAGTATGCAAGCAGTAGTACATATCAGACACCAATGCAGGGACAGGATTCTCAGACACGAACGTACTGATGATGGAGTGGTTTATATAGTCGTCGTCATTTGGGAACAGTACGACTCCATAAATCAGTAGAGCAAGAATGGCACTGAAAGGAAGCCATTTCCCCTCTTTCTCCAAGGCCCATGCCTTTTCTTCTAAGAACTTTCTAGCGAACCCCCTAGGTCCCAGACCAAGGGAGACCTCTTCAATAGGTAGGTGGAGCGCTTCAGCGACTGATTCAGGCAGCAACGGTTCGCCCAACTTAGTGAAGGGAGGATGGTCCTTCACATACCAACGTAGGATCCTTTCATACTCTTCAATAGTCGGAGCCAACTGGAAGTCTTGGAACGTGAAACATCGGAGAGGTGGATCATAATACTGGGATAAGGCCACCAGAGCTGAGACTTCTATCGAAGTAGTGATGAGATCGAGGATCCGCCGATATTTGCAGATGAAGTTTTTCTTCTTACAAGGAGTGACCTTATTGCGGAGAGTTATCAGGGTATCCACTCTAGGAAGCTTGAACTTGAGTGGAAGGGTATTCCTTCTTTCTGAGCCCATCTTGGAATGTTCACTGCACAATCACAAACCTTTAGGGTTCTCCGAGAATAAGGCCcaatgtatgtatgcaaatgcaaTATGTTGTGAATGCGTATGCTATAAGAGGACAGGATCACTGTAGATTCAAGGTGTGTTGAAGGTTAAATTTCCTTGTAAGAAACCCATGTACCCCTACAAGGTGAGTACTAAGACTTCTGAAGATGTTTAGATTCATGGGTCATGAGGCGAAAGTCTCGTCGTCGTCACAAAATACTTGTGGGCCAACAACACTTTCGGGATGACCTTCTCTAAGTGAAGTTTCCTTCAACCTCAAAAGCCAAGGATTGTCTAAAGGTCCTCGGAGTCATGGACCCTCTTTGGAAGAGTGACCGTCAACACGAACGTGACTCACGTGCCAGCCAAACTCCAAAAAGAATCTACTCCAGGCGAGGTCTTCGCACCTCCCCCTAAAGACAACTACGTC is a window of Lathyrus oleraceus cultivar Zhongwan6 chromosome 6, CAAS_Psat_ZW6_1.0, whole genome shotgun sequence DNA encoding:
- the LOC127094963 gene encoding uncharacterized protein LOC127094963, producing MGSERRNTLPLKFKLPRVDTLITLRNKVTPCKKKNFICKYRRILDLITTSIEVSALVALSQYYDPPLRCFTFQDFQLAPTIEEYERILRWYVKDHPPFTKLGEPLLPESVAEALHLPIEEVSLGLGPRGFARKFLEEKAWALEKEGKWLPFSAILALLIYGVVLFPNDDDYINHSIISTFVSENPVPALVSDMYYCLHTRHEKRKGVVLNCASLLYTWLISYMPQKGPWVDFLKDLRWSQKFASLTAKALVW
- the LOC127094961 gene encoding uncharacterized protein LOC127094961; this encodes MAPNRTQLQSLAQKPEESFKEYAHRWRGLATRVQPPMLKKEMVYMFMGTLQGPYYKKLVGSTSAGFSDLVVTGERIESGVKAGKIPSPANVSNGTKKPFSGLPKKKEGETNVASTFKGKGKAYRTPYYQVAEVTHNNYQPPTYAISAAQQQAPCQPPVQEARPPPSPLPPGYDANVHCEFHTRAPSHTIDNCKAFQYKVQDLLDSKAISFAPTGPNVNNNRMPPQAGHPVNMIQESAVVDHISKVDMIKTPLLEVKEKFLLRNMFPGCIDDCARCGDTPQGCEKLRKGIQMLVDQGIFLVEPSSVTNEVSTLEIPYYPVQTPVENAPTTPLVITVPTPFPYESTKAVPWNYNSTTYLHGRRLKERTAKAQKTLVSHVPFEVPKPAELQKPVEVQEPVVNITGTSGTTRSGRIFAAPPPPLDKENLGANTKSKDKQPAEPEQGQTQT
- the LOC127094962 gene encoding uncharacterized protein LOC127094962, with the translated sequence MERIKQNQIAIQEEMAQVRAQLGQLMDIMQNVVNRQEENRQVNPGANANMNVVNPIIGNRVPIANQTHIEGMPTNPNTAHTYHVPIHGGSQAGTEDHNGDFFMPRNKSVYEPFGPPQTELERKLKMMDERVRAIEGPNTFGLEVIDMCLVLGIKIPAKFKVPAFDKYQGNTCPKTHIRYYCRKMAAYSGSEKLLIHFFKTISTEHPSNGTCSLNAHMCVLGES